The following coding sequences lie in one Rissa tridactyla isolate bRisTri1 chromosome Z, bRisTri1.patW.cur.20221130, whole genome shotgun sequence genomic window:
- the PSTPIP2 gene encoding proline-serine-threonine phosphatase-interacting protein 2 isoform X2, with amino-acid sequence MREARFRDHFWSTDLTSTVGYDSIIQHLNDGRKNCKEFEDFLKERAIIEEKYGKELINLSKKKPCGQTELNTLKRSLDVFKQQVDNVGQGHIQLAQTLREEAKKMEDFREKQKLHRKKIELIMEAIHKNRNLQYKKTMEAKRLYEQRCRDKDEAEQAVHRNANLVTQKQQEKLFLKLAQTKSALEDSDRSYQQSVTTLEKIREEWQKEHIKACEFFETQECERINYFRNALWLHVNQLSQDCVQNDEKYEEIRKSLEMCSIEKDIDFYVNLRKTGSLAPAPVVYENYYNAQRNATPVRSPVPAAISRRGPLPTPTSAPGEPDYATVDGYSLIHH; translated from the exons AGTACGGATCTGACGAGCACAGTTGGCTACGACAGCATCATTCAACATCTGAATGATGGCAGGAAGAACTGCAAAGAGTTTGAAGACTTCCTGAAGGAAAG GGCaattatagaagaaaaatatgGCAAAGAGCTCATTAACTTGTCGAAGAAGAAGCCTTGTGGGCAGACGGAGCTGAA CACGCTGAAGAGATCCCTGGATGTTTTCAAGCAAC aggtAGACAACGTGGGCCAAGGTCACATCCAGCTGGCGCAAACCCTTCGGGAGGAAGCGAAGAAAATGGAGGActtcagggaaaagcaaaaactgcATCGGAAAAAG ATAGAGCTGATAATGGAGGCGATTCACAAAAACAGGAATCTGCAGTACAAGAAGACCATGGAG GCCAAGCGTCTCTATGAGCAGCGCTGCAGGGATAAGGACGAGGCGGAACAGGCTGTGCACCGCAACGCAAACCTGGTGactcagaagcagcaggagaag CTGTTCCTGAAGCTGGCTCAGACAAAATCGGCTCTAGAGGACTCAG ACAGGAGTTACCAGCAGAGCGTTACCACACTGGAGAAGATCCGGGAAGAATGGCAGAAGGAGCACATCAAAGCTTGCGAG TTCTTTGAGACTCAGGAGTGCGAGCGGATCAACTACTTCCGCAATGCCCTCTGGCTTCATGTCAACCAGCTctcccaggactgtgtccagaatGATGAA AAATATGAGGAGATTCGCAAGAGTTTAGAAATGTGCAGCATTGAGAAGGATATTGATTTTTACGTAAATTTACGCAAAACTGGAAGTCTGGCCCCAG CTCCTGTTGTTTATGAAAACTACTATAATGCACAGAGAAATGCAACTCCTGTGAGAAGCCCAGTTCCTGCAGCTATATCAAG GAGGGGACCTCTACCCACCCCGACCAGTGCGCCAG GTGAGCCTGATTATGCCACAGTTGATGGCTACAGCTTGATACATCACTAA
- the PSTPIP2 gene encoding proline-serine-threonine phosphatase-interacting protein 2 isoform X1: MREARFRDHFWSTDLTSTVGYDSIIQHLNDGRKNCKEFEDFLKERAIIEEKYGKELINLSKKKPCGQTELNTLKRSLDVFKQQVDNVGQGHIQLAQTLREEAKKMEDFREKQKLHRKKIELIMEAIHKNRNLQYKKTMEAKRLYEQRCRDKDEAEQAVHRNANLVTQKQQEKLFLKLAQTKSALEDSDRSYQQSVTTLEKIREEWQKEHIKACEFFETQECERINYFRNALWLHVNQLSQDCVQNDEKYEEIRKSLEMCSIEKDIDFYVNLRKTGSLAPAPVVYENYYNAQRNATPVRSPVPAAISRRGPLPTPTSAPGELFALWGLWSHRGSLSSCSSQSGHEL, encoded by the exons AGTACGGATCTGACGAGCACAGTTGGCTACGACAGCATCATTCAACATCTGAATGATGGCAGGAAGAACTGCAAAGAGTTTGAAGACTTCCTGAAGGAAAG GGCaattatagaagaaaaatatgGCAAAGAGCTCATTAACTTGTCGAAGAAGAAGCCTTGTGGGCAGACGGAGCTGAA CACGCTGAAGAGATCCCTGGATGTTTTCAAGCAAC aggtAGACAACGTGGGCCAAGGTCACATCCAGCTGGCGCAAACCCTTCGGGAGGAAGCGAAGAAAATGGAGGActtcagggaaaagcaaaaactgcATCGGAAAAAG ATAGAGCTGATAATGGAGGCGATTCACAAAAACAGGAATCTGCAGTACAAGAAGACCATGGAG GCCAAGCGTCTCTATGAGCAGCGCTGCAGGGATAAGGACGAGGCGGAACAGGCTGTGCACCGCAACGCAAACCTGGTGactcagaagcagcaggagaag CTGTTCCTGAAGCTGGCTCAGACAAAATCGGCTCTAGAGGACTCAG ACAGGAGTTACCAGCAGAGCGTTACCACACTGGAGAAGATCCGGGAAGAATGGCAGAAGGAGCACATCAAAGCTTGCGAG TTCTTTGAGACTCAGGAGTGCGAGCGGATCAACTACTTCCGCAATGCCCTCTGGCTTCATGTCAACCAGCTctcccaggactgtgtccagaatGATGAA AAATATGAGGAGATTCGCAAGAGTTTAGAAATGTGCAGCATTGAGAAGGATATTGATTTTTACGTAAATTTACGCAAAACTGGAAGTCTGGCCCCAG CTCCTGTTGTTTATGAAAACTACTATAATGCACAGAGAAATGCAACTCCTGTGAGAAGCCCAGTTCCTGCAGCTATATCAAG GAGGGGACCTCTACCCACCCCGACCAGTGCGCCAGGTGAGTTATTTGCTTTATGGGGCCTCTGGTCCCACAGAGGATCTCTCTCCTCTTGCTCTTCACAATCAGGTCATGAGCTTTAG